A region from the Onychomys torridus chromosome 22, mOncTor1.1, whole genome shotgun sequence genome encodes:
- the LOC118572339 gene encoding zinc finger and SCAN domain-containing protein 21 isoform X3 yields the protein MTKVVGMATVLGPRSPQEPMGPSTLKAEEDEEKDKCRPNLELSRQRFRQFGYHDTPGPREALSQLRVLCCEWLQPEIHTKEQILELLVLEQFLTILPRELQAWVQQHCPESAEEAVTLLEDLEQELDEPGLQVSSPPNEQKQAWEKMSTSGTAMESLSSTTQAQAVDASPKYEYWGPLYIQETGEEEVFTQDPRKRQGLKSNPQKEDSADEQRSSEEESPADGLKRDIIPMIAANKYRSGSERQWANSLGRERGARASLQDTGSRRGADSMSAKPAPGEKRYICAECGKAFSNSSNLTKHRRTHTGEKPYVCTKCGKAFSHSSNLTLHYRTHLVDRPYDCKCGKAFGQSADLLKHQRMHTEEAPYQCKDCGKAFSGKGSLIRHYRIHTGEKPYQCNECGKSFSQHAGLSSHQRLHTGEKPYKCKECGKAFNHSSNFNKHHRIHTGEKPYWCNHCGKTFCSKSNLSKHQRVHTGEGEVL from the exons ATGACCAAGGTGGTGGGCATGGCCACAGTTCTGGGCCCCAGGTCCCCTCAGGAGCCAATGGGGCCTTCGACTCTTAAAGCTGAAGAGGATGAAGAGAAGGACAAGTGCCGCCCTAACCTAGAGCTATCCCGTCAGCGCTTCAGGCAGTTTGGGTACCATGACACTCCTGGTCCCCGGGAGGCCCTGAGCCAGCTTCGGGTGCTCTGCTGTGAGTGGCTGCAGCCCGAGATCCACACCAAGGAGCAGATCCTGGAGCTGTTGGTTCTGGAGCAGTTCCTGACCATCCTGCCCCGAGAGCTCCAGGCCTGGGTGCAGCAGCACTGCCCGGAGAGTGCAGAGGAGGCCGTCACTCTCCTGGAGGACCTGGAGCAAGAACTGGATGAGCCAGGACTGCAG GTCTCATCTCCTCCAAATGAACAGAAGCAGGCTTGGGAGAAGATGTCAACTTCAGGAACTGCAATGGAGTCCTTAAGCAGTACTACCCAAGCTCAGGCTGTGGATGCCAGCCCCAAGTATGAATATTGGGGGCCCCTGTACATCCAGGAGACTGGTGAGGAGGAGGTTTTCACTCAGGATCCAAGAAAGCGTCAAG GTTTGAAATCGAATCCTCAGAAGGAGGACTCAGCAGATGAGCAAAGAAGTTCTGAAGAGGAGTCTCCTGCAGACGGACTCAAAAGGGACATCATCCCCATGATTGCTGCCAATAAGTACAGGTCAGGGTCAGAAAGGCAGTGGGCCAACAgtctgggaagggagaggggagcaaGAGCTTCTCTGCAGGACACAGGTTCCAGGAGAGGGGCAGACTCCATGTCTGCTAAGCCTGCCCCGGGAGAGAAACGTTACATATGTGCAGAGTGTGGGAAGGCCTTTAGCAATAGCTCAAACCTCACCAAACACCGGAGGACACACACTGGGGAGAAGCCTTACGTGTGCACCAAGTGTGGGAAGGCTTTTAGCCACAGCTccaaccttacccttcattacagAACACACTTGGTGGACCGGCCCTATGACTGtaagtgtgggaaagcctttgggCAGAGCGCAGACCTCCTTAAACATCAAAGAATGCACACAGAAGAGGCGCCCTATCAGtgtaaagactgtgggaaagccttcagtgGGAAGGGCAGCCTCATTCGACACTATCGCATCCACACAGGGGAGAAGCCCTATCAGTGTAACGAGTGTGGAAAGAGTTTTAGTCAGCACGCAGGTCTCAGTTCCCATCAACGCCTGCACACAGGGGAGAAGCCCTATAAGTGTAAGGAGTGTGGCAAGGCCTTCAACCATAGTTCAAATTTTAATAAGCATCACAGAATCCATACTGGTGAAAAGCCCTATTGGTGTAACCACTGTGGGAAAACCTTCTGCAGCAAGTCCAACCTTTCCAAACATCAGAGAGTCCACACTGGAGAGGGGGAAGTACTGTAA